A portion of the Catalinimonas alkaloidigena genome contains these proteins:
- the ileS gene encoding isoleucine--tRNA ligase gives MKYPEYKNPDYAQIGQDILQFWKEKDIFEKSVSSREGNAAYTFYEGPPSANGTPGIHHVMARTVKDLVCRYQTLKGFQVKRKGGWDTHGLPIEIQVEKELGITKEDIGKTISVEEYNARCREAVMKYKGQWDDLTEKMGYWVDLHDPYVTFESDYMETLWNLLKKLYDKHLLYKGYTIQPYSPAAGTGLSSHELNQPGTYRDVKDTSVVAQFKVVRNEKSDFLFDAPSESVYFLAWTTTPWTLPANSALAVGDSIDYVRVRTFNPYTYEPVTVILAAALMPQYFSSKAEGLSLEDYKPGDKQIPYLVTGTYKGRELLGVKYEQLLPYVTPEKPAFRVISGDYVSTDDGTGIVHISPTFGADDYRVAQQADIPAILVDYPDGSKGPIVDKQGRFTPEITDWAGKYVKNYDGQDENDPNYKSTDVLIAIKLKEENKAFKVEKYEHSYPHCWRTDKPVLYYPLDSWFIRTTAYKDKLVKLNHTINWKPVSTGIGRFGNWLENLVDWNLSRSRYWGTPLPIWRSEDNQAEVCIGSYKELQKHLEEALASEALSDTQRANNEAALERLRAGEFDPHRPFVDDITLVSKEGTLMFREPDLIDVWFDSGAMPYAQWHYPFENVESFAQNFPADFIAEGVDQTRGWFFTLHALAGMLFDSVAFKNVISNGLVLDKNGNKMSKRHGNAVDPFQTLATYGPDATRWYMISNASPWENLKFNPDGVQEVQRKFFGTLHNTYAFFALYANLDGFTFAEPPVPLANRTESDRWVISRLNTLIKTVERAMDEYEPTRAARAIQDFVNDDLSNWYVRLNRKRFWKQDYNEDKRAAYQTLYTCLMTVAQLASPIAPFYAERLYQDLNGEARYGAESVHLTRFPKADEKAIDQALEFRMSLAQRASSLVHSIRKQHKLKVRQPLSRILIPVLNEQVKEQLSAVAELILSEVNVKKLEYIDDTSGVLVKRIKPNFRKLGKQFGPKMKDVAALINGFNQDDIRDFEQNGGKDIDVDGQAYRLTEEDVEITSEDIPGWIVASEDGLTVALDLALTDELKQEGIARDLVNRVQNMRKDMGLDVQDKIRIAIEKSDELVNAALTANQEYICTETQALELNLLDRVEGAQSVDMDDIQLQMRIEGV, from the coding sequence ATGAAGTATCCTGAATATAAGAATCCTGATTACGCGCAGATCGGGCAAGATATCCTCCAATTCTGGAAGGAGAAAGACATTTTCGAGAAATCGGTTTCCAGTCGTGAGGGCAACGCGGCCTACACGTTTTACGAAGGACCGCCCTCGGCCAACGGAACGCCGGGCATTCACCACGTGATGGCCCGGACAGTGAAGGACCTGGTGTGTCGGTACCAGACGCTAAAGGGCTTTCAAGTAAAGCGCAAGGGCGGTTGGGACACCCACGGCCTGCCCATCGAAATTCAGGTGGAAAAAGAGCTGGGCATCACGAAAGAAGACATCGGCAAAACCATTTCGGTTGAAGAGTACAACGCCCGGTGCCGCGAGGCGGTGATGAAATACAAGGGCCAGTGGGACGACCTGACGGAGAAAATGGGCTACTGGGTCGACTTGCACGATCCGTACGTGACCTTCGAGTCCGATTACATGGAGACGTTGTGGAACCTGTTGAAGAAGCTGTACGACAAGCACCTGCTGTATAAAGGCTACACGATCCAGCCCTACTCCCCGGCGGCGGGGACGGGTCTGTCGTCGCACGAGCTGAACCAGCCCGGCACCTACCGCGACGTGAAGGATACGTCGGTGGTGGCGCAGTTCAAGGTGGTGCGGAACGAGAAATCGGACTTCCTCTTCGACGCCCCTTCAGAGTCGGTGTATTTCCTGGCTTGGACGACTACACCCTGGACCCTGCCAGCCAACTCGGCATTGGCCGTGGGCGACAGCATCGACTACGTTCGCGTCCGGACCTTCAATCCGTATACCTACGAGCCGGTCACCGTCATTCTGGCCGCCGCTCTCATGCCGCAGTACTTTTCTTCGAAAGCCGAAGGGCTGTCGCTGGAAGACTACAAGCCGGGCGACAAACAGATTCCGTACCTCGTGACCGGGACCTACAAAGGTCGCGAACTCCTGGGCGTGAAGTACGAACAACTGCTGCCTTACGTTACGCCCGAAAAACCTGCGTTCCGTGTCATTTCCGGCGATTACGTCAGTACAGACGACGGTACGGGCATTGTGCATATTTCGCCGACCTTCGGGGCGGACGACTACCGCGTCGCGCAACAGGCCGACATTCCGGCCATCCTGGTCGATTACCCTGACGGCAGCAAGGGGCCAATTGTAGACAAACAGGGCCGGTTTACGCCGGAAATCACGGACTGGGCCGGAAAATACGTGAAGAATTACGACGGCCAGGACGAAAACGACCCGAATTACAAGTCGACCGATGTACTGATCGCCATCAAACTCAAAGAAGAGAACAAGGCGTTTAAGGTCGAGAAATACGAACACAGCTACCCGCACTGCTGGCGGACCGACAAGCCCGTGTTGTATTACCCGCTCGATTCGTGGTTTATCCGCACGACGGCTTACAAAGACAAGCTCGTGAAGCTGAACCACACCATCAACTGGAAACCCGTTTCGACGGGCATCGGGCGGTTCGGCAACTGGCTGGAAAACCTTGTGGACTGGAACCTGTCGCGTTCGCGCTACTGGGGAACGCCCCTGCCGATCTGGCGCTCGGAAGACAACCAGGCGGAGGTCTGCATCGGTTCGTACAAAGAACTGCAAAAGCATCTCGAAGAGGCGTTAGCAAGCGAGGCACTTTCGGACACGCAACGGGCGAACAACGAGGCCGCACTGGAGCGACTCCGTGCCGGTGAATTCGACCCGCACCGCCCGTTTGTGGACGACATTACGCTGGTGAGCAAAGAAGGGACGCTGATGTTCCGCGAGCCGGACCTGATCGACGTGTGGTTCGATTCGGGTGCGATGCCTTACGCGCAGTGGCACTATCCGTTCGAGAACGTCGAGTCGTTCGCCCAGAACTTCCCGGCCGATTTCATCGCCGAAGGCGTCGATCAGACGCGCGGCTGGTTTTTCACGCTGCACGCGCTGGCGGGGATGCTGTTTGACTCCGTTGCCTTCAAAAACGTGATTTCGAACGGCCTGGTGCTCGACAAAAACGGCAACAAAATGTCGAAGCGGCATGGCAACGCGGTCGATCCCTTTCAGACGCTGGCTACCTACGGACCGGACGCCACGCGCTGGTACATGATTTCGAACGCCTCGCCGTGGGAAAACCTCAAATTCAACCCCGACGGCGTGCAGGAAGTGCAGCGTAAGTTCTTCGGCACGTTGCACAACACCTACGCGTTCTTCGCGCTCTACGCCAACCTCGACGGCTTCACCTTTGCCGAGCCGCCCGTGCCGTTGGCCAACCGTACGGAAAGCGACCGCTGGGTCATCTCGCGCCTTAACACGCTGATCAAAACGGTAGAACGGGCGATGGACGAGTACGAACCCACCCGGGCGGCCCGCGCCATTCAGGACTTCGTGAACGACGACCTGAGCAACTGGTACGTGCGCCTGAATCGGAAACGTTTCTGGAAACAGGACTACAATGAAGACAAACGAGCGGCCTACCAGACCCTCTACACGTGTCTGATGACGGTCGCGCAACTGGCCTCGCCCATCGCCCCTTTCTACGCGGAGCGGTTGTACCAGGACCTGAACGGTGAAGCGCGCTACGGTGCGGAGTCGGTGCACCTGACCCGTTTCCCGAAGGCCGACGAGAAGGCCATCGACCAGGCGCTGGAATTCCGCATGTCGCTGGCGCAACGCGCCTCGTCGCTGGTTCACTCCATCCGCAAGCAGCACAAGCTGAAGGTACGTCAGCCGCTGTCGCGCATTCTGATTCCGGTGCTGAACGAGCAGGTGAAAGAGCAGCTTTCGGCCGTGGCCGAACTGATCCTCTCAGAGGTAAACGTGAAGAAGCTAGAGTACATCGACGATACGTCGGGCGTGCTGGTAAAGCGGATCAAACCGAATTTCCGCAAGCTGGGCAAGCAGTTTGGTCCGAAGATGAAAGACGTGGCGGCGCTGATCAACGGCTTTAACCAAGACGACATCCGCGACTTCGAGCAAAACGGTGGCAAGGACATCGACGTGGACGGACAAGCGTATCGCCTCACCGAAGAGGACGTCGAGATCACGTCGGAGGACATTCCGGGCTGGATCGTCGCCAGTGAAGATGGACTGACCGTCGCGCTCGACCTGGCCCTGACCGACGAACTGAAACAGGAAGGGATCGCCCGCGACTTAGTCAACCGTGTACAGAACATGCGGAAGGACATGGGCCTCGACGTGCAGGACAAAATCCGCATCGCCATCGAAAAATCGGACGAGCTGGTCAACGCCGCCCTGACGGCCAACCAGGAATACATCTGCACCGAAACCCAGGCGTTGGAACTCAACCTCCTCGACCGGGTAGAAGGTGCACAGTCCGTCGACATGGACGACATTCAACTGCAAATGCGCATCGAGGGCGTGTAG
- a CDS encoding DinB family protein yields MATSSLPEVWLRGPLPDQPALLQPVAHALLQSREEVRRYLDEFPDALLWERLAGVASVGFHLRHLTGVLDRLLTYARGEALTETQLAYLHNEGVPAEISVEELVSNFETQVDKTLAQLRATDESTLTEPRGVGRAQLPSTVIGLLVHAAEHTQRHVGQLWVTARVLRG; encoded by the coding sequence CTGATCAACCCGCGCTGCTCCAGCCCGTGGCGCATGCCCTGTTGCAATCGCGCGAGGAAGTGCGACGCTATCTGGACGAATTTCCGGACGCTTTATTGTGGGAACGGCTCGCGGGCGTCGCATCGGTCGGCTTTCATTTGCGGCATCTGACGGGCGTGCTGGATCGTCTGCTGACCTACGCCCGTGGCGAAGCGCTGACCGAAACACAACTAGCGTATCTGCACAACGAAGGCGTACCGGCCGAGATCAGCGTGGAAGAATTGGTCAGCAACTTTGAAACGCAGGTGGATAAAACATTGGCGCAACTCCGTGCTACGGACGAGTCGACCTTGACCGAACCGCGCGGAGTAGGGCGGGCGCAGTTGCCTTCTACGGTGATCGGTTTGCTGGTTCATGCAGCGGAACATACCCAGCGGCACGTCGGTCAGTTGTGGGTGACGGCAAGGGTGTTGCGGGGATGA